The DNA region AATAATTCTATGTGCATTGACTCTAAACAACAGCAAAGTAGCATATCTCCCTAATCGAACTTGACAGGAAGAGCACATTGGGTGGCCGAGCAGAGAGAGGGCGTTGGGGGTTGAAGCAGCAGTAACCTCTGTCGCGAATGGCGGTTGGGAGGGGCTGGATCCGCGTCGCCTCGTTGCCGAgcgaggagaatggcggcgacggcgagcgaggacagtggcggcggcgggctagggcaggacCGTCGCGGCGAAGGCGAGCGAGGacaatggcggcgacggcgggcgaggagactggcggcgacggcgggcgaggagagtggcggcggcgggcgagggcAGGatgatggcggcgacggcgagcgaggagaatggcggcgacggcgagcgaggagagtggcggcgggctagggcaggagaAAGAGCGGCGAAAGGGATTTCTTTGAAATATGTATTGTCCCCTGATGACCACTTTGTAACGGGCTTTGTGGTAAAGCCCGTTACTGATGTCAGACCGTAAGTAACGGTCGTTGTATTAAAGTCCGTTACTGACGTATAACTAGTAACGGCCTTTGAGTTAACGTCCGTTACTGCTGTGAGACAATAAGTAACGGTCGTTGCAGTGAAGCCCGATACTGACTAATATTTAGTAACGGGCGTTTTGGTAACGTCCGTTACTGACGTATAAGTAACGGGTGTTTTGTCAGCAGACTAAAGCTCACTTGCTGAACTGATGCAGAATATGTACAGAATATATATACAACTGGTGCAGAACATGTATAGTATGTCTGGAGAATATATAGACATcatatattacaaaaaggatTCAAATTCCACCAATACACAACCTATATTACAAAAAGGATTGAACTTCCACCTACACACATCCTACATTACAAAATTAGGATTCAGCAGACATCACTCTGATGGCTTTTTCTTTGATTTCTGGATATGGATTTTTTCATGATGGTCGGTTCGCAAGTACGGTGTTTTGTCAGTTGCCACGAGTCGGGGCATGTATGAAGTGTCAAAGGATGGAATTTCATCAAACTGGTTGTATTCCTCCTCCTCAACAACATTGGCAATCCCAACAATCCTTTTTTTTCCAGGCATAACCACACACCAGTTCTTCCTTGCAAGGTCAGGTACATAGAACACTTGCTCAACATCCTTGGCGAAAACAAACGGTTCGTCTTTGTAACCAAAGACCCGCAGATCAACACTAACAAACCCATATTTATCCTTGCTCACACCTCTCTTCCCATTGACCCATCTGCACCGAAACAAGGCTACCTTGAAACCTACATAatcaagctcccatatctcctctatttgACCATAGTATGTGGCTGCCTGCATGTCATTGTCGACGGCCCGTACACGCACACCACTGTTTTGATAGACGCTCTTGGCATCCTGGGCCAtggtgtagaacgtgtatccattGATATCCATTGCTTGGTATGTTGTAACAGTGAATAATGGCCCCACTGCTAGTTTCGTTATCAGATTGTCGGTTACAGCTGCGCTGCATCTCTGGACATAATCTCGGAGCCACCAGCTGAAGCATTGCATGTGCTTCTTTGCAACCCAAGCCTCACTACGGCCAGGGTTTTCTTCACGTAGTTGTTGCATGTGCTCGTTGGCAAATGGTGTAATCAGGTCAATCTGTTGTATCACGGTGAAATGAGCCATGTTGAAGGCATCTGGATCCGGAGTGATTGACTTTTTCCCCATGGTCCCAACACCTGCAAGCCTACCTTCATGCCGTGAATGAGGCACACCAATGGGGTTTTGGGGGTCCATATAACCCATGGCCCACTCCACTGCTTCGATGGTCCCATAGCCACGAACCATGGCTCCCTCCGGAAATGACCGGTTATGTACCAATGATTTGAGGAATCCAAAGTACCTCTCATATGGAAACATCTGATGCAGGTAAGATGGGCCAAGGAACCAAATCTCCCTCGCGAGGTGTGCTGTTAGATGGATCATGAGATCAAAGAATGTTGGTGGGAAGGTAGCTTCAAGCATGCATAGGGTCTCGAAATGCCTCCTCTCTAACTTCAATAGTTCTTCCTCATCAATCACCTTCTGTTCTATTGCATtgaagaataaacacaagctcGTGACCGTGTCGCGAACCTGTACTGTCTTGATACCTCTAAGTGCAACAGGAAGAAGAGCTGTCATCAACACATGTCAATCATGAGATTTCATCAAGTTGAAATTCATTTTCATGTCCTTCACCGACACTAGCCTCTTGAAGTTCGATGAGTAGCCTGAAGGTACTTtcaaaccatgcaaaaactcACAGAATTCTTTTCTCTCTGTCTTTGACAAGGTGGTTGCAGCGACGGGAAGGTCCGTCCCCGTGTCTGTTTCCTCTGCATAGAGCTCCGGCCTAATGCCCATATCTTTAAGATCCTcccttgcatttttatgatcttTTCCTTTCAACTTCTGTTGTAGCAATGTTCCACAAATGCTTTCACACACATTCTTCTTGACGTGCATGTTGTCAATCGAATGACGCACATCCAACAGCTCCCAATACTCTAGCTCCCATAGAATTGATTTCTTGTTCCAAATTCCTttcccatcttcttcttcttcaccatcTCGTTTCTTTCTTTTGACAAGGATTTTTTCAGTCATTTTGGGTAACTCCTCGATAGTTTTGATGTCCTTGACTTGCAAGAGGATCAGATCTCCAGTCACATGCAGAGGCGCCGCTCGATGCTCCTTTTCCCCATTAAACTGACAATCCATCTCCCGGTAGGGATGTTTCTTGCTGAGGAAACGACGGTGCCCCATAAATGCGAATTTCTTTGAATTTCTTAGCCACAATGAGCAAGTTTCTTCCAAGCAGTGCGGGCAAGCTGCACCTTTCCTTTTACTCTGGCCGGAGAGGTTGCGATGAGCCGGGTTGTCGTTGATGGTGGTGAACAACATGGCGTGCAATGTGAACTCCTCACGCCCGAACTCATCCCAAACCTCCTTCACACCAGGCTTCCAAAGTGTCTTCAAGTCATCAACTAGTGGCCTCAAGTAGACATCAATACGGTCGCCAGGTTGCTTTGGCCCAGAGACCAATATTGTCAGCATCATGTATTTCCGTTTCTTGCATAGCCAGGGTGGAAGGTTGCACATTGACAGCACGAcaggccaggtgctatgtgttGAACTCTGGTTACCGAAAGGGTTAACGCCATCTGTGCTCATAGCGAACCGAAGGTTTCTGCAATCATCAGCAAACCACTTAAAGTGGGAATCAATGTTACCCCATTGTGCTGCATCTGCGGGGTGCCTAAGCTTGTCATTTTCCTTCTTTCGGCCTTCCTTATGCCAACGCAAGAGTTGGGCCTCCTTTCTTGTGGCGAACCATCTTTTCAACCGGGGAATGATGGGAAAATACCATGCCACCCTCACAGGACCCCCTCTGTTAACCTTCTTCTTGCCTCCGATCTCCACGGGCACGTTCCCGTCATCAGCATTATCGTCTCCACCATCTTTTTTCCTCTTGTACCGATCACACCCACACTTGGGGCACTTGTCAAGGTCTGCATAGTCTCCATGGAACAATACACAACTGTTCTTGCATGCATGAATTTTTTCAACCTCTATTCCCAGAGGACAGATTATCTTCTTTGCCTCATAGACAAACTCGGCTACTTGGTTTCCCTCAGGTAGCATGTCTCTAAGCAGATCCAATAGTTGTTTGAAACTTTTGTTGCTCCAACCATGATCTGCCTTAAGCTGCAGAAGTTTTAGATCACCAGAAAGGCGAGAGTACTTCTGGCAACCAGGATAGAGGGGTTTCTTTGAATCTTCAATGAACTGCTTCAGCCTCGCTAATTCAGAAGTTGTGTACACTCCTTGAAACTCAACATCCCGCACCATTTGATCAACATTGTGCACACGTTGCAACACCTCACCATCATCGAAGCCCGTAACTTCTTGATCAGTCATATCATCAGGCCTCCTAACAAAGGGTGGGAATGGTTCATTTTCCTCAAAAACTCCACCTTCATCAAGGGCTTCATGATGGCATCGCGCTGCCCCTTCATTAAGGCCTTGACCATGGTGTCGCGCTTCACCTTCATTTAGGCATCCTGCTTCGACTTCATTAAGGCCTTCCTCACCATGTTTGTTCCAACACGTGTAATTTTTTGTGAAACCACGTGTGATCAAATGATGAAAAATGTTGTCCCGTTGTCCGAACTTCTTCTGGTTGAGACAATCTATACAGGGGCAATACATTGCCTGAACACCACGGTTTCTCATATCCGCCTCTGCTTGACCTAGAAAACCATTGACCCCGGTTATGAAATTGTCCCAATCTCGGGGCTGTCTGTACATCCAAACCCGATCAGCAGCTGCCATCTACAAGTTCAATGAACAAGGGCAATTTCCATACATCAAATGAGCATAATTCATCACCAAAACCGATGAGTAAGAGGATTAGGACAGCAAACTTCAATAAAACGGGGCAATTTCCACCTTGAGGAGGACCGTCTACGAGCGCgcccgaggaggaggcggcgtcgcggccgcggccgcggcgatggagtggaagaagggcTGCTGCTTtggacgacggcgacggcgcggagGACACCGCGGTCGACGTCCGCCGGCACCTTCGGTGACGCCGGCgcggaggcagcagcagcaggacacgtccagcagcagcgccgccgcgctccagcttgacggcggtggaggagcgCGGCCGAGGaagcgccggtcgcggcgacggcgcgggagGACGCCCCCCGGCTGCTGCGCCTGTCACTTCGGTAATGGGCATCAACGGATCACACAAGTAACACCGCTCTATCGGTAACGGGCATCAAATGGTCATCGGTAACGCGCGTTACGAAAGGCGACAGGTCGTAACGGTCCTTAAACGACCGTTACCGATAAGACAGTGATCGGTAACGGACATTAAGGGACCGTTACCGATAGTACACTTTTCGTAACGGACGCACTTTAACGACCGTTACAAAGTTTTGGTGTAACGGTCCTTCATCACGGCCGATACCAGAAGACATCATCGGTAACGGGCGTTGTGGTGGCGAGTTCGGGGTCAAGCCTGCAGCGCTTATGGGTAACGGGTGCCAAACAACAACCGTTACAGATGTTGCGGGTTGTAACGGGCTACAAGTGTCCGTTACAAATGCTGCGTGACCTATTTGAGGTTTTCACGTAGTGTATTCTAACAGCCACAGCTAGTTGTTCTCTTATACCATAGCTAGACTCTATTTCATAGTATGTATTATTTCATGTTACGTATTAAGCAGAATCATTATACATATATTGTCAGTGTTTCGATCACCGGCTAGTAATTTAATGCCGCGCTTCTCCGTAGGTCGATGGCTAACACTCAGAGATAAAGATTTAGACTGGTTTGGACAATTGCCATACGTCCAGTATAGATGGTGTGCTTCGTGTTGTTGCTTAAGTTCGAGTGTTGGTGCTTACAACGGGGCGCTTGTAAGCGGTGTGTGTATGTGAGCGTAAACGTGTccagagagagaaagaaggCACAGCTCTACCTTGTATAGTCTGGTGGGCTGCGCTACAATGCAAGAGAAGGGGTGTCTCACCCCCCTAGGGTCGGCTCCCCGGTGATGAGGTCGGGAGCCCTACACATGTCTGTTCAGCCCGTCCCCCTCCCCGGGTCGGTTGCGCGTCCTCGTATCCCGAAGCCGTGTCTTGTTCGCCcgttccgcgccgccgcctgacGTGGTCTCGGTCTTGTCCACCATGCGCGTGGCAGGGCATGGTGTGTCGTACTTGTGTCACACTTGCCCCGGTCCGCTAGGAGTGGGCTTCTCTTCCGTTAATAGGGTTGACCTCCCTCGCTGGGGTCGAGGGGCCGGGCACCCCGTCCCTGATCGAGATCGTACGCGGTGGGGCTTGCTAGCTTGGTGCGCCCGCCTCACCCTATGTCCGTCCGGTGGTAGAGGGTGACCTTCCCGTCAATCTGATGGGAGTGGCGCAGCCGGCATGCTAACGGGTCCGCGGCGTCATGGTGGCCCAGCTGACCGGGGATCCTCTCGCTGATCCTCCGGTCCTCAAGCGGCGCCCCTTCTTCGGCTGTCGGACGAGGGGCGCGTATGCGCGTCCCATCGAGGAGGGACGTTTAATGTCTCGCCACGCCTCCCCCAAGGGCTCGAGGGGTCGGGCATGATCGTTGGGCTGGCGCTGGCTTACTAACCCACGGGAATCGTCATGGGTCGGGAAGGCGCCACGTGTCCCGGAGCCTCCGCGCCGATTTCCCCACTGGTGGGCTGGTGATGGCCACACCTCTGGTGGGCTGGTGATGGCCACACCTCTGTCCAGGCAGGCCGGCCCGCCTAGCAGTGGCTAGTTAACCCACTCTGATGCTCTTGAGTGCCTTTCTTTAGGGTACACGTGGTATTAATCATGTCATGTATATTCTCTCTATCCTGAAATATAAGGTATTTTgatttgtcctaagtcaaattaTTTTAAGTTTGACTAAGTTTATAGAATAGAGTAATAATATTTTGAATGTCAAGTGAGAATAATTAGATCTATTATAAAATGTATTTTTCATATTTTACTTATTTGATGTGTTGGATGTTaatattttttctataaatttggttaaaTTTATACTACTTTAACTTATAACAAAGCAAAATGATTTACTCCCTACTTTTCAAAATTTAGATACATAGATTTTGCAATGCATCCAGAtctatagtaaaaattatgtatctaaatttgctaaaacgacctataatttaAAACAGAGAGAGTATATTTCATGACGGAGGGAATACATTTTGCAACTTATTGTCTACTCGGGTCAGACATGGAATTCGAAGCGGAGCGTGAAATCACGCGACAGGAATCGCTCAGGGGGCTGTGCAAACTGGGCCGAGCTGGACTCCGGCCTAGCGCCGCGACGGAGCCGGAAACAAAACACCGAGCCACGGCCACGCCTACACCGACTGCGACGCAATGCAGCGTCCGGGTCTGGACTATAAAAGCGCGCGTGCGCGACCAGCTTTCCGTTCCATCGAACCGAAGCTGATCAGCGAGAACAACGTAATCGAGATGGCGCGCATCAACATGTCGGCGGCGTGGCTGGTGCTCGCCGTCGCCCTCGCGCTCCTGCTCCCGTCGTCGTTCTGCGCCGCCGAGCCGATAAAGACCACGCCCACGCTTTTCAGCTTCCGCCTCCCACTGCCCAACGGCGTCAGCGGCGCCGAGAGCCTCGCCTTCGACCGCCGCGGCCAAGGCCCCTACGCCGGCGTCTCCGACGGCCGCGTCCTCAAGTGGGGCGGCAGCGCGCTCGGCTGGACCACGTTCGCGCACAGCGCCAACTACCGGAGGATCCCGCTGTGCACGGCCTCCGTGGTGCCGTCGGAGGAGACGGAAAGCATGTGCGGCCGCCCGCTGGGGCTGCAGTTCTTCGCCAAGACCGGCGACCTCTACATCGCCGACACGTACCTGGGGTTGATGAAGGTCGGgccggacggcggcgaggcggaggtgCTGGCGACCCAGGCCGACGGCGTGCCGTTCCACTTCGTCAACGGACTGGACGTCGACCAGGCCACCGGCGACGTCTACTTCACCGACAGCAGCACCACGTACCCGCGCAGGTTCAACACGGAGATCATGATGAACGCCGACGCGACGGGGCGGCTGCTCCGGTACGACGCGCGGTCGGAGCAGGTAACCGTGCTCAGGGACGGCCTGCCGTACCCGAACGGCGTGGCCGTGAGCGCCGACAGGACGCACGTGGTGGTGGCGCACACGGTGCCGGCCCAGGCGTTCAGGTACTGGCTCAGGGGGCCCAAGGCCGAGCAGTACGAGCTCCTGGCGGACCTGCCGGGGTACCCGGACAACGTGAGGCGCGACGCCAGGGGAGGCTACTGGGTGGCGCTCAACCAGGAGAAGGCGCGGATCGACGCGGCGGCAGCTCCCGCGAAGCACCTGGTGGGCGTCCGGCTCCGCGCGGACGGCATGGAGGTAGAGGAGCTGACGGCGGCGAAGGGCGTCACGCTGAGCGACGTCGCGGAGAAGGACGGCAAGCTGTGGCTGGGGTCGGTGGAGCTCGACTACGTCGGCCTAGTTTACTAGTACTAGTTAAAGTAGCTATGTCGGAGGTCGTCATTAGCAGATATAAGTAGATTAGGGCAGTAGGTTTATAAGATTTTACATTTCTGAATAGTTTGATGTACATTAAGTCGTTTATTATTGTTTTACTTTTCTCTCGCTGCCACGCTGCCAAATGGCTTGCATCCACCCTATTATCACATGGACATCTGAACGGTCCAGCAGAGCCTAGTCACCGCTCGGGCGCTCCCGACCGAAGCGAACCCAGATGCAACAAGAACGGGTTTCCGATAAGAAAACGCGTGCAGGGCTGGGCACGACGTGAAGATCGAGGACAGCGTGCCTGGCCTCAGGTTCcaaaaaataaagaaagtttttgGCGATGGCATCACCGTCAGGCTGATCTCCAATCCAAGTGTCACTGCAGGCTGCAGCTGCACGGTCACGTGGTGGAACGTGACGCCCGAAGTTGGTGCGAGACGGGTCCAAGTTTTGAGAGTGGCGTCGGATGGAACCGATGGCGGGTGCTGCCTGTTGATCCTCGTCTCCACGCTAAGCAAAATGCTGTTAATGCTGGTCGATTGTTAAAAGAAAACGATTGACACCAGGAAACGGCTCCAGTTACTGCTAGACCGTCCGATGGTGTCCAGGTCCCCAGAGAAGGCATAAACCAACCACTAATCAGGAAGAACCATTCCCGCACCAGCAGATTCAAAACCATGCTTGTCAGCACAAACTAAACTCCGTGGATCATAAATAGAACCTGAGGTACAACTGTTACGCTCGTATTTCATCTTGGATGATGACCATTCCACGCATAGCTATCAAGAAAGAATCCATACAGATGGCTGGTAGTTCACCAGGCACACTAATGACTACTGCCAGTCATTAATGTATCAACCACTCACGTGACACTAACATCAAACCACCTGCatattcagacgcgacttttgTAAACCTAGCAATAATTTAATTACCTAATAAGCACTCTAATTTTTCCCATAATTTTCCTCGATAATGATAGGCAAACTCAAAAAATGGAAGGAAAAAATACATGATGAACCAAAACCACTAACTCAAGTGCTTTTGAGGGTGGGCGGATTGGTGAAACAAGGCTAAAACTTGTCTGCTGTGTCATACAGGTTAACTACACTCCATTTTCAAAAGGAGGGGTCAAAAATCAAAGCTGAGAACCTTCATCGGTAAATCTGCACAAACCAGAGAAAGCAGCTTTCCTGATTAGAGGGTGAATGTCCCCAACGAAGACCTCCTCATCCAACATTGCTATGTGAGACCAAATCTGCGCAGGATATCAAATGATCAGTGCTACCATCGAATGTTTGTCAAACCAATCGAATAATTTGCTTAAGTAATCCTTCTGTAATGTGCAATTTTTATATTTGGCTCTACCACACCCCATCCTCACCATCTGAGGTAAGAAATTGGACAATAGTTGGTCCAACATTTTTTACAACAATTTGGTACAACTTGATATCCATACAAAAGGACAACTTCAGCAAAGGCATAGCAATACTAACCTCAGTTGCATATTGGCGGGAAAATGACTTGAGATAACCCAGTGTACAAAGACACCATTGCTCGAGCTCTCCAACATTGTAGTCATTTTTAGTGTTTTGCCCATTTGGTTCACTGTGGAGATGGAAAACAAGTTAGTAGTCCAGAACAATATAATGGCAAACATTAGCTCCTAGAACGCCCAGTCTGTACAATGTCACTGCGTGCTTTGGGCCATGATATTCTTATAAGTGGCATTAATGCAATCTATATTACTGGGTTATTAGCACAAGTCCATGGCAAACCATTCCATGCAATCAAAATGACAGACAAATTATACTGATCGACAGGAATACTTTATCTTGGAACCTGCTGGTTTTGACTGATTTAGAGATAACTCTACTCAAAATCCAAATTTTGCCCCATTAACTGAGAGAATGTTAACTGAAAATTGTGTCTATGAGCAAGATAGCGAAGCAACATAGGCGAGATGACAGTACCAAGCCAGTAAAAGCAGACAAGCAGTTATGCTGATAACAGTGGTGCAAGCTTAATTTGAGACTGACCTATTTTTATCTGCTCCATTTTCGTTGTCTATCTCCATTGTTGCTGTTTCAAGATCTCGGGCCGCAAAATTTACATTTTGATATCCAGCGCGAAGATTAGGGATCTCTCCATCAGCAGAGACAGCTGGCAAACGTTCAGTAAGCACATCAACAAACCTCTTAAATAGTAACTTAAGCAATTCCTGTCAAACCAAATGATCAGACAACATTAAGTTAGTGAAATAGTCAACTCCGTGACCGCAAATACTGCAAAATATTGAAAGATTATGCAATACCAATAGAAAATTGCATATGGGTGGACGCATAGAGAGAGAAATGAAACGATAAAAATAAAAGCAAATAAGCACCTTGCTTTCTTCAAGAGCCCGAGCAAGGAGAGCTCCCTTTGCTTCTAAAGATTCTTCCGTAGTTACTTCCTCTTTCTTTGCCTTGTCAGCATATGCTTGGAGCCGCCTTAGCCTACCAGGTCTTTCAGCTGGTGCAGGTTGCCCCTCTACAATCTCAAGTACTGATTTagcctcctccagctcctttatGGCTTTTGCACTGACCTCTTTAGCAACTTGAAGACCTTTCTTGAGTGACTGAATTTCCTTCCGGAGGTCACTGATCCGATTGTATGTTTTACTAACAGCATTTCTGAGAATCTGTTGAAGGAAACCTTGATGAGATATATAAAATATATTGAAATAAAACATGAGGAGCAAGTTATAACTTATTCTGGGGTACATTTGACAAAAAAGAATGCACTGAAAATGCATATTATGATAAAATATGCATCCacagaaaacagaacttccattGAGTATACACAAGGTCACAATTTGTTGACTACTGCATTCGAGGAAAAAAATTGTTGACTTCTATAAACATTGTTTTCATGTGGTTGATATATATACTACTTTTTGGACACACAGATGCAAGGACAGAGGTTTCACCTCCCATGGGCGATCAGAAACATGGAATTGCTCAACATTGGCAGGAGAAAAAACCCATTTAACAATAGCCAAATTTGATATCAGACGATAACCCATCATTCTGTCAATAGCTATAGCAGTCATCTGGGTACTGTTCTTCCAATAAGCACTGACTTCATCCATCAACAGTAACTGCATTTCCTCATTTGGACATAGCTTAGAGATTATTTGACCATATCTCTCCAAAACAGTGATTAGATGGGTGAAACTTTTTGAACCGATGTCAAGAAGTGTCTGGCTAACAACATCGAGGGCAAATTCAGCACCATTTGTCGGAATGACATGTTCCTCCACCCATAAAATAATATCACGACTGTTCTTCTTTCCTCTAACCATGCCAACAAGTTCCTTTGATAACTTATGGCCATCCGTGTTTTCAGTGCTTTCATCACTACGGAATTTGAAATTAGGGCCAGCTTTTGGGGGTAACAGCTCTTCTAACTCAGCAGCATCCTCGATACTCTGTAAAGGAAGTGATGCAAGATGGCCAATTAAAAATCAGCATAAAAAGTGGAAGTATGAAATGTTTGTACTCATGCGCGTTCGAGAAACAAGAAGTATGCAATGTAAACAAGTGTTAAAAGAAAATCCTTACTTAAGAAAGAATGACCAAGACTAACCTGTTTGATTTTTTCAAAGTAGGACAAGCGGACTTCCCTTTCCAACACTTCTTGGACAAAAACGCGTTGTGGAGCCCACTTTGGGAGGTCCTTGACATAAGACCACTCCTGCCAAGGCCAAATGAATTGAAAGTTTGACCTGTAGTAGAGAAGTATCATTAAAATTATATTACAACATAACCAATTGTTTGATAGAAAACACTGATCCTCTGTATTTCTCACAGAATTGTATCAGCAATGCAATGATTACATGAAGCTGTAGAGGTGATTATGGCAGATTCAGGCTTTGAACATGTTTAAGAAAGATGTACTAAACAAAAGACTACATGAAGAATATATTGCAATATATTAGACCAAATAGCAAAAATAATAATACACAAAGCAAAGCAGATATCCTAAACAATAAAACAAATCAAGCTGGCAATCAACTTACAAGTGGTGTGCAAACCATAGGATAAGCCTGGTGCGACACTCCATGTCCATGTTACTAATTCTGTCAAAAAGAGCATGCACAGCGCCGACCACAACTGAAGGGAATGCACCTGGCAAAGCCTGAAAGAAACCTTCAGATCATGAGCCTCGTTTCAAAACGATCCTTTAAAGATGGGAAACTGCCTCTAGGATAAGTAAAGCATTGGTGGATAAAAGGCAGGTGCCAAGTTAATTTCACATTTAGGGACTTAACCAATAGTTTACTAAAAGCATAGAGGCATCTAATAAGATTTACTTGTAGATAAATTTTACCCTTCAGAGTACCACCTAGTGCCATATTCACATTCATATTTGGCCCATACGATTTAGACATGTAGAGCACATTGACATTCAAACCTTTTCATGACATATAAAAGGTGAATTTTATTTACCGGAATTATAAAATGCCTCTCAAGATTTGTAAGTGTAAGCAATCATGAAATGGAAATCTTATATGTCGATAATATTAGAAGAGGGCAATCAAGTGTTTACAAAGAAAGGTAGTGTGATATCATTCATAAAAATGCTTAGTTTCTCAGTCAAAGCAGATGTTATAACCTTATGTAATGAGGCAGtaaaattaaataattaattgcACTGTCAAACTGCAACCCTTGATTCAAAAAGTCGAACTTGGCTGCAAATTAATTCCGACTCTAACAAGCAAACACATAAACTGCATTTGTAGAAAAGAAATGAAGCATTGAAAGATTACCTTGCAAAGATCAATGATAACCAATGTAT from Panicum hallii strain FIL2 chromosome 9, PHallii_v3.1, whole genome shotgun sequence includes:
- the LOC112875097 gene encoding LOW QUALITY PROTEIN: nuclear cap-binding protein subunit 1 (The sequence of the model RefSeq protein was modified relative to this genomic sequence to represent the inferred CDS: deleted 1 base in 1 codon) produces the protein MSAGWRTLLLRIGDRCPEYGGSADHKEHIETCYGVLSREYEHSRDAIFEFLLQCAEQLPHKIPFFGVLIGLMNLENEDFAKDIVDTTQDKLQDALHNENRDRIRILLRFLSGLMCSKVVVPNSIIETFETLLSSAATILDEETGNPSWQPRADFYVYCILASLPWGGPELFEQVPDEFERVLVGIQSYISIRRHFDDIAFSVFETDEGHSPNKKDFMEDLWERIQILSRSGWKVKSVPKPHLPFEAQLVAGKSHRLSPISCPPPNLSETSSEILKGQEKHEADLKYPQRLRRLHIFPTNQAENMQPVDRFVVEECILDVLLFFNGCRKECAFYLVSLPVSFRYEYLMAETIFSQLLLLPNPPFRPIYYTLVIIDLCKALPGAFPSVVVGAVHALFDRISNMDMECRTRLILWFAHHLSNFQFIWPWQEWSYVKDLPKWAPQRVFVQEVLEREVRLSYFEKIKQSIEDAAELEELLPPKAGPNFKFRSDESTENTDGHKLSKELVGMVRGKKNSRDIILWVEEHVIPTNGAEFALDVVSQTLLDIGSKSFTHLITVLERYGQIISKLCPNEEMQLLLMDEVSAYWKNSTQMTAIAIDRMMGYRLISNLAIVKWVFSPANVEQFHVSDRPWEILRNAVSKTYNRISDLRKEIQSLKKGLQVAKEVSAKAIKELEEAKSVLEIVEGQPAPAERPGRLRRLQAYADKAKKEEVTTEESLEAKGALLARALEESKELLKLLFKRFVDVLTERLPAVSADGEIPNLRAGYQNVNFAARDLETATMEIDNENGADKNSEPNGQNTKNDYNVGELEQWCLCTLGYLKSFSRQYATEIWSHIAMLDEEVFVGDIHPLIRKAASLVCADLPMKVLSFDF
- the LOC112873305 gene encoding uncharacterized protein LOC112873305, which encodes MTDQEVTGFDDGEVLQRVHNVDQMVRDVEFQGVYTTSELARLKQFIEDSKKPLYPGCQKYSRLSGDLKLLQLKADHGWSNKSFKQLLDLLRDMLPEGNQVAEFVYEAKKIICPLGIEVEKIHACKNSCVLFHGDYADLDKCPKCGCDRYKRKKDGGDDNADDGNVPVEIGGKKKVNRGGPVRVAWYFPIIPRLKRWFATRKEAQLLRWHKEGRKKENDKLRHPADAAQWGNIDSHFKWFADDCRNLRFAMSTDGVNPFGNQSSTHSTWPVVLSMCNLPPWLCKKRKYMMLTILVSGPKQPGDRIDVYLRPLVDDLKTLWKPGVKEVWDEFGREEFTLHAMLFTTINDNPAHRNLSGQSKRKGAACPHCLEETCSLWLRNSKKFAFMGHRRFLSKKHPYREMDCQFNGEKEHRAAPLHVTGDLILLQVKDIKTIEELPKMTEKILVKRKKRDGEEEEDGKGIWNKKSILWELEYWELLDVRHSIDNMHVKKNVCESICGTLLQQKLKGKDHKNAREDLKDMGIRPELYAEETDTGTDLPVAATTLSKTERKEFSLLPVALRGIKTVQVRDTVTSLCLFFNAIEQKVIDEEELLKLERRHFETLCMLEATFPPTFFDLMIHLTAHLAREIWFLGPSYLHQMFPYERYFGFLKSLVHNRSFPEGAMVRGYGTIEAVEWAMGYMDPQNPIGVPHSRHEGRLAGVGTMGKKSITPDPDAFNMAHFTVIQQIDLITPFANEHMQQLREENPGRSEAWVAKKHMQCFSWWLRDYVQRCSAAVTDNLITKLAVGPLFTVTTYQAMDINGYTFYTMAQDAKSVYQNSGVRVRAVDNDMQAATYYGQIEEIWELDYVGFKVALFRCRWVNGKRGVSKDKYGFVSVDLRVFGYKDEPFVFAKDVEQVFYVPDLARKNWCVVMPGKKRIVGIANVVEEEEYNQFDEIPSFDTSYMPRLVATDKTPYLRTDHHEKIHIQKSKKKPSE
- the LOC112873306 gene encoding protein STRICTOSIDINE SYNTHASE-LIKE 10-like, coding for MARINMSAAWLVLAVALALLLPSSFCAAEPIKTTPTLFSFRLPLPNGVSGAESLAFDRRGQGPYAGVSDGRVLKWGGSALGWTTFAHSANYRRIPLCTASVVPSEETESMCGRPLGLQFFAKTGDLYIADTYLGLMKVGPDGGEAEVLATQADGVPFHFVNGLDVDQATGDVYFTDSSTTYPRRFNTEIMMNADATGRLLRYDARSEQVTVLRDGLPYPNGVAVSADRTHVVVAHTVPAQAFRYWLRGPKAEQYELLADLPGYPDNVRRDARGGYWVALNQEKARIDAAAAPAKHLVGVRLRADGMEVEELTAAKGVTLSDVAEKDGKLWLGSVELDYVGLVY